One region of Arvicola amphibius chromosome 3, mArvAmp1.2, whole genome shotgun sequence genomic DNA includes:
- the Bcl2a1 gene encoding bcl-2-related protein A1, translated as MTDCEFMYIHSLAEDYLQYVLQVPAFESAPSKTSRVLQRVAFSVQKKVEKNLKLYLDDFDVESIDTARIIFNQVMEKEFEDGIINWGRIVTIFAFGGVLLKKLPQEQIDLDVDAYKQVSSFVAEFIMNNTGEWIRQNGGWEDGFMKKFEPKSGWLTFLEMTGQIWKMFFSPQATLLNRGNPGSHDNGDQHLVLPCTHNSDET; from the exons ATGACTGACTGTGAGTTCATGTATATCCACTCACTGGCTGAGGACTATCTTCAGTATGTACTGCAGGTTCCTGCTTTTGAATCGGCTCCAAGCAAAACATCCAGGGTGCTACAAAGAGTTGCTTTCTCAGTTCAGAAAAAAGTCGAAAAGAATCTGAAACTATACTTGGATGATTTTGATGTGGAATCCATAGATACTGCCAGAATAATATTCAATCAAGTAATGGAAAAAGAATTTGAAGACGGCATCATCAACTGGGGAAGGATTGTGACTATATTTGCTTTTGGGGGTGTTCTCCTCAAAAAACTTCCACAAGAGCAGATTGACTTGGATGTGGATGCTTACAAGCaagtttccagttttgtggctGAATTCATAATGAATAACACAGGAGAATGGATACGTCAGAATGGAGGCTGG GAAGATGGCTTCATGAAGAAATTTGAACCTAAATCTGGCTGGCTGACTTTTCTGGAAATGACAGGACAGATCTGGAAAATGTTCTTTTCTCCTCAAGCAACACTATTGAACAGAGGGAACCCTGGCTCCCATGACAATGGTGACCAGCACTTAGTCCTTCCATGTACTCACAACTCAGATGAGACTTGA